Genomic segment of Myxococcus stipitatus:
TGCAACCACGTGGGCCTGACGGAGGCGGACTTCGGCTATCGCATCATGAAGGGCGAGCGTCGTCCCCAGTCCTGGTGCCGCGGCTGCCGGGGCCAGCACCTGGAGGCCAGTGAGCAGCCGTCCCAGACGACGACCACCACCAGCGCTTCACACAGCGCGGACGGCTGGCTGTTCCCGCCCGAGACGACGAGCAGCACGCGGCCTCCGCGTCGCGGCAAGCGCTCGTCGACGTAGCCCAGAGAGTCTTTGAAGCCTTCCGCCGAGGGCAGCGGGCCCCAGGCTCCGGGTTGGACCCGTGGCCGGGCCCTCTCCCTCGGGGGAGCGTGAGGCGGCCGGGCGACCTTCGGGCACGGCGCGCGGCCCCCGCTCCCATCCCTGGAGGGGGTTGGAAAAGCCAGGGCCGTCCTTACCTCACCTGGGAAGGAGGCATCATGGCGGTCCGGACGAGAATGGCGGGAGTGAAGAACAAGCGGCGTGTGGCCTCGGCGGATGAGGCCCAGGCCAATGTGCAGGCCAGTCACGGACGAAAGACCCTGCCTCGGGACGAAGCAGCCGCGCTGCGCCGCAGGCAGGCCCTGTCGCGCGTGACGCTCGGCCCCGCGGCGCAGGAGCATGAACCCAAGAGCGGCCGGCGGCGCACCTCGTTGAACGGGCGCAAGAAGGCCCCCAGCGCCATGGCCATCAAGCACCGCGGAGGCCCGCGCAATCGCTCACGCCTCCACGGAGGCTGACGTCCTGCCCGCCCGCGTCCGTCGTCAGCTCGCCGTGCGCGGGCGGCGGATGCGGGCGACGAGCGCCTCGTAGGCCACGTACGACAGCGGCACCAGCAGGCCGAAGAAGACGGTGAGGCTGGTGAGGTACGGGAAGGCCAGGGGCTCACGCAGGTGGGCCCCGATGGAGGTGAAGAGCGTCGAGGGGTGGGTGAGGACATTCCAGCTGTTCCAGCGCTCCACCCGGCCCAGGTAGATGCCGTAGCCACACAGCACGGAGGTGACGCCGACGAAGGCCCACGCGGTGCGGCGGCCCCAGCGCTCCTCCAGCCATTGCTTCCACACCTCCAGGGACAAGAGGCCCAGGAGCCAGCCGGTGGCGACGAAGAGGGTCATGAGCGCCACGTCGAACCAGATGGGCACCACGGGCCGCTGGTGCACGTGGATGAAGTCCGTGAGGAGGTAGGGCGCGTTGGGGAACAGCGCCAGCCAGGCCAGGGCCATGGGCGCGAGCACCCGGAGGCCGTGGCCCCTGAGCATGAGGACCCGCGCCGCGAGGGCGATGACGTAGGGGGCCCAGGCCAGGACCAGGTTCCACACGAGGAACGCGTAGCTGGCGCTCTGACTCCAGTCGAGGCGGTAGGACACCATGCCCACGCCGATGGCGCTGCTGAGGGCCGCGGGCCACAGGCCGTGACGGCGCAACATGGACAAGAAGGACTCAGGAGTGGGCATGGCGAGGGGTGCGGTCATGAGGCCGCGTGCCCGTGGCCTCGTGACCACGGTGGAAGGAGTTCTGGAAGTCGGACGGAGAGCAGAGCAAGGCGCGGGCCAGGGACGCGCGCCATGGTAGGCGGGGATGCTCGTGCACCTGGGGTACTCGCGGACTCGAGAGACGCGGCTCGAGGCCTGAGGGACTCAGGACCGAGGGAATCCCAGCAGGCCGAGCAGTCGGGCTTCCACGTCCGGATGACTCTCGAGGGCCAGCTTCATCCAGTCCCTGACGAGCTTCGAGATGTCGCCGCGGGCCTCAGGGGTATCCAGCGGGTGAAACATCGGGCCACGCCAGACGATGGAGCAGGAACGGAGGCTCATCACCACCGTGAGCCGCTCGGACAGCGCCGTGTTCGAGAATGCGCGACTCACAGGAGGCAGCCCGAGGGCCTTCCTCCTGTCGCGCAGGACCGTGCGCAGTCCTCGGAAGAGCCCCTCATGGTGCGTGCCACCTCGGGGGCTGGACTCGAAGTTGGCCCAGGAGAGGATGCTCGCGCCGGCGGGGTCCTCGACCCACTGAAGCGCGAGGTCGACCTCGGTCTCCCTGATACGTCCATTGAAGACCCACGGCTCGTGCAGCGGCCGGGAGGACGCGGCGCGCTCCGCGCACAGGTCCCCGAGTCCGTGCTCGCGACGGAAGGAGACCTCTGTCCCCGAGACCTCGTCACGCAGACGCCAGGTGGCCGAGGGTGCCAGGGCGGAGAGTGCTGACAGGCGTTCCGTCAGCCCGGTCCAGGAGAACTCCTGGGGCCCGTCGAAGATGGACGGGTCCGGGGTCAAGGTGATGCGCAGCCCGGAGCCCGAGGACGGAGGAGCGTGGTCGGGCGAGGCGTCGCCGAGCGACTCCACGGGGAGCCCTTCGCGAAAGGTCCGCCGCCAGGTCTGCTCGCCAGACCAGGCGATGACTTCCAGGGAAGAGGAGAGCGCGTTGACCAACCCCAGGTCGATGCAGGGAGTCTGAAGGAAGAGACCGTGAGGCATCCTCGGGGGCGGCCCTCCCGCGATGTCGACGTTCACGAACGTGAGCCAGGACTCCAGCTCCGCGAAGGGCGGCACGCCCGCGGGCGTGGGCCAAGGCAAGCCGTCGAAGACAACGGAGCAGGCACCGTCCGATGAAAGCGCGGCCGAGACCTCCCGCAGCCTGGAGTCCCTCGCGCCCATGACACCCAACATGAACAGGGACTCGACGAGCCGGGATTTGCCCGACACCGTCGTGTCGCCGATGTACATCGCCGGCCGCCGGCGGATGGACCGGCGAAACCCGTCTGAGGTGAAGAGCACTCCTGGACAATACCAGACAGCGCGCCGGGACTCGGCGGAATGTGACGCCAGGATTTGAGTCGACCGGATGAGGCTAGCGGCGTCGCTTGACTCCCGCGAAGAGCAACACCCCGAGGAGCGCGAGCCCCGAGGTGCTGGAGCAACCACCCTCCGGACCTCCTGGCGGTTGCTCCGGGTCCGGAGGAGGTGGCGCGCAGGGTGTGAAACAACGGCAGGCCTCCTCCCCTTCCGATTCCCATCGCGCGCAGAGGCTCCCCTCGCCGCAGGCCGCATCCTCGGTACAGGTCCGCCCGAAGGCGCCTTCACGCAGGGTCGGAAGGAGACAGCGGCCTGGCCCTTCCTGTGTGGCGACACAGGAGAGTCCCACGGGGCACTCCGTGTCACGCGTACAGGTGTCCCGGCACAGGGCCTCGGGAGCGAGTGTGGGCTCGATGGGAGGCGGAGAGGTCGCGAGGAACGGAAGGATAAAGCCCTCGCGCAACACATCCACGCGCAGGTTGACGGCTTCGGCGCGGCAGGCCACGTCACCGCTCACTGTGAGCCCCGCGAGCACCTCGCGGCCCGCGCCGTCGCTCATGAACACCGGACCACCACTGTCTCCCACGCAGCTCATGCCGGGCCCGGGTTCCGCGCGAAAGACCGTGGCCTCCAGCCAGGTCACCTGGAGCGTCCCCTGCCTCCGTCGCCCCGCTGGGGCGTTCGCGTCCTTCGTGTCGCCATAGCCCACGGCGCGCACGCGCGTGCCCCCCGTCAGCGCCAGCGGCGATTCCGACAAGCGAGCGGGCTCGACCTGCACGGGGGTCGCGAGCCGCAGCAGTGCGGCATCGTGCGTATGGGTGCGAGGCACATGGCGCGGGTGGATGACCGCTCGCGACACTCGCACGAAGCGCCCGGACGCATCCGGCGTGGGCAGCAGCGCGGGCCCCAGATAGACCTCGTACGCGCCTTCCACGCCGAAAAGGTCCAGGCAGTGCGCCGCCGTCAACACGACGTCGGGCGCGATGAGGACACCGGAGCAGAGCAACAGAGGGGAGGACTCGTTGCACCGCGTCCTCCGGGCAAGCAGCGCGACGGTCGCCACATCGTCCGGTGCATCGGTTCCTTGCACGATGCGATGCGCGGACCGCGACGGCGCTGGTTCCACCGTCGGGGTACACGCGGCGAGGAACGCCAACACCATCAGCCCGAGGTGCGCCATGAGCCTGAGACCTCGGGTGATGACACCCTCGATGTTTCGTCCGAGGCAGGCACCTCTCACGGCATGTCCCCCAAGTTGCCCACAGCCCGCGTCATCGTAAGGCACGACGGGGCGCCTGCCCGTGGGAAGAAGCTCGACCCGAAGGGTGGGCTTGGGATGGGAACCTTCACCCTGCATCATCCGCACACCCTCGTTACCTCTGGCAGCCCCGTCCACCCTCACCTTGCGCCCATGACCGAGACCCTACCGCAGCCTTCACTCGGAATCGCCCTCCGGCGCTGGCGGCTGCTGCATCACATCAAGCAGTCCCATGCCGCGGAGCGCTTCGGCGTCAATCAGTCCACCATCTCCCGCTGGGAGGCCGGGACGCAGGCCATGGAGCCCGCGGAACGCACTCGCGTCGAGGCCCTGCTGGCCGCCCGCCTGGACGCGGCGGCGGACCACGCTCTCGCGCGGCTCGTCAACGAGAGCCCTCGCCCTGTTCACCTCATCTGCGACCTGACACACCGCCTGCTCGCGTGCTCGCCCTCGCGTGCCGCGGAGTTCACGGTGCCCCTCTCCGACTTGCTGGGGCGCTCGCTCTGGCGCTACTCCACCGCGGAGATTGCCCTCCAGGAGTCGACTCTCGACACGCTCGGCTGGCGCGAGACACTCGCGCCGTCCTCCGTGGAGTTCCCCAGCGGCACGAACACCTCCCCCATCATCCCCATTCGCGCCAGCCGGTGCCGCTGGACGCGGATGACCCTCTCCGATGGCACCGCGGCCCGCCTCGTCGAGACACTCTGAAGCGGCATGCGAATGGAATCGACGACTCGATTCGCGTGACAGGGCTTGGTGGTTGCTGAACCCCACGCATATTTCATGCGTGGACTCCGGGCGGCGGGTTGTCCAGGCTCGACGCCTGCCATGCATACCGAGACCCTCCAGAGTCGCCTCGCGTTCCTCCGCGAGGCGGAGCAGCTCAAGGATGTCCTCCGAAGCGGACACACCTCCTCCGGCCGACCGGAGAGCACCGCCGAGCACACGTGGAGACTGTGCTTGATGGCCCTCGTGTTCGGCGACGCCCTGCCTGGACTGGACCCGCTCAAGCTCCTCCAGATGTGCGTCGTCCACGACCTGGGCGAAGCCATCCACGGCGACATCCCCGCCATCCACCAGGGCGCCCACCCCGACAAGGGCGAGCGCGAACGCGAAGACCTGCGACACCTGACCCGGATGCTCGACACAGCTCCGCGAGAGCACATCCGCGCCCTGTGGGACGAGTACGAACAGGCATCCTCCCCCGAGGCCCAGGCCGTGAAGGCGCTCGACAAGCTGGAGACGATTCTCCAGCACAGCCAAGGCAAGAACCCCGCCGACTTCGACTACGCCTTCAACCTGGCCTATGGCCGCAAGTACACCGACGGCCATCCCCTGTTCAGCGCCTTGCGCGCCCTCATCGACGCGGACACGACCCGGCGTATGGTGGGCGAGGAGTCCCCTCAACCCCCTCCTCGAGGAACGTGATGCCCGTGACGCTCCGGCCCGAAGCTCCCGCGGATGGCGCGGCCATCGAACACGTGACGGTCGCCGCCTTCAAGAACGCGCCTCACACGGACCACACCGAGCAGTTCATCGTCAACGCGCTCCGCCGCGCGGGAGCCATGACCCTGTCCCTGGTCGCCGAGGACGGCGGCACCCTCGTCGGCCACGTCGCCATCTCTCCCGTGAGCATCTCCTCCGGCGCCAAGGGCTGGTACGGCCTGGGCCCCATCTCCGTGCTGCCCGAACGCCAGGGACAGGGCATCGGCGCGCAGTTGATGAACGCCTCGATGGCCGCGCTGAAGGACCTGGGCGCCGCGGGCTGCGTGTTGCTCGGAGACCCCGCCTTCTACAGCCGCTTCGGCTTCCAGCCCCAGCCCGGGCTGGTGCTCCCCGGCGTGCCTCCCGAGTACTTCCAGGCCCTGCGATTCCACGGCGACTGGCCCGAGGGCACCGTGACGTATCACGACGCGTTCAACGCGACGTCCTGAGGGGAACTCAGAAGGGCCCTGCCCCCTGGAGCAGCGAGCCCCAGGGGAAGCGGTAGACCTGGATGCAGACGAACGCCAGCAGGTAGAGCACCGGAATCAACCGTGAGTCCTCCTCGCACTGGGCCAAGCCCATGATGAGCAGGACCCAGCCGAACCCCAGCACCGGCGCGAGCGCGTAGGTCGACGGGACGAACACCAACAGCAGCACGTCCCGGCTCCTCGCCACGGCGCCTCGCAGCGGGACGAGGAACACCAGCGCGACGGCGAGCTCGATTCCCAGCGTCCACCGGGTCATCAACGTCGCAAGCCTATCCACGGCCGGCGTCGAGACGAGCTGCACCGAGCCCAGCGTGCTGTCGTAGTTCGTCAGCGCGTGCAGCGCCGCGGTGTTGAGCTCGGCCATGGCGGCCGTCACCTGCCCCACGCCCTGCCCCACCGACTGGAAGCGAGGGTCCTGCAGCAGCGCGTAGCGGAAGAAGCTCCCGTCCAGGTAGTCCTCCGAGACGAGCTTCCAGAACACCGCGAAGGCGAAGCACCCGCCCACCAGCGCGCGGGCACTCACGGCCAGCACCCGCTCCGGCTCGCGCGCACAGGCCGCGCAGAACAAAGCCAGACACCAGTAGCTCAAGAGGTACTTGTGATTGTCCGCCTCGAAGCGCTCCTGGAACGTCCCCACCAGCGTGATGACGAAGGCGATGAACCACAGCATCGGCTCGCGCTTGAGCCGGGGCAGCAGCAACCCGAGCACCGCGACCAGGGTCAGCGGAATCCGCACCCGCAGGGCCCCGCTCGAGTAGAGCATCAAGAGCAGCAGCGACATCGTGGCACAGAGCTCGAACCGGTCGACGTGCAGGCTCGCGAGCAGCTCGTCACTCCAGGACCTCCGCGGCGCGGACGTCGTCGCAGCCTCGCCAGGAATGGCGTGGCTCATGGCGGCACACTCACGCTCGCCTCCGCCATCCGGGTGGCGACCAGTCGCGAGGAGGACGGCTCGAACCGGAACGCCCATAACTCCACGCGCACGCGATGGAAGACATGCGCCCGGCCGAGAGGAGGGGGTGCCTCGCCGGGCTCCAGCATGCGCAGGAGGCGCACGCCCATGAAGTCGACGCGCCCCACCTCGGGGCCTCCGGGCGGCTGCTCGACGCCCTCCCCGAGGAGCGTCTGATAGCGAGTGACGGCGGAGGCCAGACGCTCGGGCACCCAGGTTCCGCTCGCGACGCGGCTGGCGAG
This window contains:
- a CDS encoding DUF1361 domain-containing protein — translated: MTAPLAMPTPESFLSMLRRHGLWPAALSSAIGVGMVSYRLDWSQSASYAFLVWNLVLAWAPYVIALAARVLMLRGHGLRVLAPMALAWLALFPNAPYLLTDFIHVHQRPVVPIWFDVALMTLFVATGWLLGLLSLEVWKQWLEERWGRRTAWAFVGVTSVLCGYGIYLGRVERWNSWNVLTHPSTLFTSIGAHLREPLAFPYLTSLTVFFGLLVPLSYVAYEALVARIRRPRTAS
- a CDS encoding DNA gyrase subunit B — its product is MLFTSDGFRRSIRRRPAMYIGDTTVSGKSRLVESLFMLGVMGARDSRLREVSAALSSDGACSVVFDGLPWPTPAGVPPFAELESWLTFVNVDIAGGPPPRMPHGLFLQTPCIDLGLVNALSSSLEVIAWSGEQTWRRTFREGLPVESLGDASPDHAPPSSGSGLRITLTPDPSIFDGPQEFSWTGLTERLSALSALAPSATWRLRDEVSGTEVSFRREHGLGDLCAERAASSRPLHEPWVFNGRIRETEVDLALQWVEDPAGASILSWANFESSPRGGTHHEGLFRGLRTVLRDRRKALGLPPVSRAFSNTALSERLTVVMSLRSCSIVWRGPMFHPLDTPEARGDISKLVRDWMKLALESHPDVEARLLGLLGFPRS
- a CDS encoding S1 family peptidase, with the protein product MAHLGLMVLAFLAACTPTVEPAPSRSAHRIVQGTDAPDDVATVALLARRTRCNESSPLLLCSGVLIAPDVVLTAAHCLDLFGVEGAYEVYLGPALLPTPDASGRFVRVSRAVIHPRHVPRTHTHDAALLRLATPVQVEPARLSESPLALTGGTRVRAVGYGDTKDANAPAGRRRQGTLQVTWLEATVFRAEPGPGMSCVGDSGGPVFMSDGAGREVLAGLTVSGDVACRAEAVNLRVDVLREGFILPFLATSPPPIEPTLAPEALCRDTCTRDTECPVGLSCVATQEGPGRCLLPTLREGAFGRTCTEDAACGEGSLCARWESEGEEACRCFTPCAPPPPDPEQPPGGPEGGCSSTSGLALLGVLLFAGVKRRR
- a CDS encoding helix-turn-helix transcriptional regulator, giving the protein MTETLPQPSLGIALRRWRLLHHIKQSHAAERFGVNQSTISRWEAGTQAMEPAERTRVEALLAARLDAAADHALARLVNESPRPVHLICDLTHRLLACSPSRAAEFTVPLSDLLGRSLWRYSTAEIALQESTLDTLGWRETLAPSSVEFPSGTNTSPIIPIRASRCRWTRMTLSDGTAARLVETL
- a CDS encoding HD domain-containing protein, with the protein product MHTETLQSRLAFLREAEQLKDVLRSGHTSSGRPESTAEHTWRLCLMALVFGDALPGLDPLKLLQMCVVHDLGEAIHGDIPAIHQGAHPDKGEREREDLRHLTRMLDTAPREHIRALWDEYEQASSPEAQAVKALDKLETILQHSQGKNPADFDYAFNLAYGRKYTDGHPLFSALRALIDADTTRRMVGEESPQPPPRGT
- a CDS encoding N-acetyltransferase; the encoded protein is MPVTLRPEAPADGAAIEHVTVAAFKNAPHTDHTEQFIVNALRRAGAMTLSLVAEDGGTLVGHVAISPVSISSGAKGWYGLGPISVLPERQGQGIGAQLMNASMAALKDLGAAGCVLLGDPAFYSRFGFQPQPGLVLPGVPPEYFQALRFHGDWPEGTVTYHDAFNATS